A genomic stretch from Setaria italica strain Yugu1 chromosome VII, Setaria_italica_v2.0, whole genome shotgun sequence includes:
- the LOC101772629 gene encoding citrate-binding protein has protein sequence MASSTLRSLAAAGGAVPTAALGLLILCVALPAPAVVVAVDGSCNLTAGFVQVELPEGNFLVQSPYDVAENQRYSYDLATGVRTFWVYADDEPFNTVTATNPRTEVRLAGHDYSSGVWQFEGYGYVPSGTSGASVMQIHNEDGAAHATTLMLHVYNGTLRYYSGEAVEDCIYDRWFRLNVVHDVGASTVAVYVDGAPRLAVDVTPSALHYFKFGVYVQHHDVSPRVESRWRNVTVYTKPY, from the exons ATGGCCTCTTCCACCCTccgcagcctcgccgccgccggcggtgctgTGCCCACGGCAGCGCTAGGACTATTAATCCTATGCGTCGCCCTTCCTGCGCCTGCTGTCGTAGTGGCCGTCGACGGCAGCTGCAACCTGACCGCCGGGTTCGTCCAGGTGGAGCTCCCGGAGGGCAACTTTTTGGTGCAGAGCCCCTACGACGTGGCGGAGAACCAGCGCTACAGCTACGACCTCGCCACCGGCGTGCGCACGTTCTGGGTGTACGCCGACGACGAGCCCTTCAACACCGTCACCGCCACCAATCCTCGCACCGAAGTCCGCCTCGCC GGCCATGACTACTCGTCGGGGGTGTGGCAGTTCGAGGGCTACGGGTACGTGCCGTCGGGGACGTCGGGCGCGTCGGTGATGCAGATCCACAACGAGGACGGCGCGGCGCACGCCACCACGCTGATGCTCCACGTGTACAACGGCACGCTGCGGTACTACAGCGGGGAGGCCGTGGAGGACTGCATCTACGACCGGTGGTTCCGGCTCAATGTCGTGCACGACGTCGGCGCGTCGACGGTGGCCGTGTACGTCGACGGCGCGCCGAGGCTCGCCGTCGACGTGACGCCGAGCGCGTTGCACTACTTCAAGTTCGGCGTGTACGTGCAGCACCACGACGTGTCGCCGCGCGTGGAGTCGCGCTGGAGGAACGTGACCGTCTATACCAAGCCCTACTAG
- the LOC101752657 gene encoding citrate-binding protein, with protein MGTLLAIVLVLVVLCLAVPASTVATGSCNDLTAGFVKVQLPESDFVVQSPYDLPVEQRYRYDACTGVRTFWVYAGDKPFNNATTTNPRTEVRLRGHDYSSGVWQFEGYCYVPSGTSGASVMQIHNENAGAAHATTLMLHVYNGTLRHYSGEAVEDCIYDRWFRLNVVHDVGASTVAVYVDGGAPRLAVAVAPSASHYFKFGVYVQHHDVSPRVESRWRNVTVYTKPY; from the exons ATGGGGACATTACTAGCTATAGTGCTGGTACTGGTAGTTCTGTGCCTGGCCGTCCCCGCGTCCACCGTGGCCACCGGCAGCTGCAACGATCTCACCGCCGGGTTCGTGAAGGTGCAGCTCCCGGAGAGCGACTTCGTCGTGCAGAGCCCCTACGACTTGCCAGTGGAGCAGCGCTACCGCTACGACGCCTGCACCGGCGTGCGCACCTTCTGGGTTTACGCCGgcgacaagcccttcaacaacgccaccaccaccaacccCCGAACCGAAGTCAGGCTCCGA GGCCATGACTACTCTTCCGGGGTGTGGCAGTTCGAGGGCTACTGCTACGTGCCGTCGGGTACCTCGGGCGCGTCGGTGATGCAGATCCACAACGAGAacgccggcgcggcgcacgCCACGACGCTGATGCTGCACGTGTACAACGGCACGCTGCGGCACTACAGCGGGGAGGCCGTGGAGGACTGCATCTACGACCGGTGGTTCCGGCTCAACGTCGTGCACGACGTCGGCGCGTCGACGGTGGCCGTGtacgtcgacggcggcgcgccgaggctggccgtggccgtggcgccGAGCGCGTCGCACTACTTCAAGTTCGGGGTGTACGTGCAGCACCACGACGTGTCGCCGCGCGTGGAGTCGCGCTGGAGGAACGTCACCGTCTACACCAAGCCCTACTGA
- the LOC101773034 gene encoding V-type proton ATPase subunit C, which yields MATRYWIVSLPVQSPGATASSIWSRLQDNISRHSFDTPLYRFNVPDLRVGTLDSLLALSDDLVKSNIFVEGVSHKIRRQIEDLERAGGVESGALTVDGVPVDTYLTRFVWDEGRYPTMSPLKEIVGSIQSQVAKIEDDMKVRAAEYNNVRSQLSAINRKQSGSLAVRDLSNLVKPEDMITSEHLVTLLAIVPKYSQKDWMSSYESLDTFVVPRSSKKLYEDNEYALYSVTLFAKVVDNFKVRAREKGFQVRDFEYSPEAQESRKQEMEKLLQDQEAMRSSLLQWCYASYSEVFSSWMHFCAVRIFVESILRYGLPPSFLSAVLAPSTKSEKKVRSILEELCGNAHSTYWKSEDDVSVAGLGGESELHPYVSFTINIV from the exons ATGGCAACCCGTTACTGGATCGTCTCCCTCCCCGTGCAGTCCCCCGGCGCCACCGCGAGCTCGATCTGGTCGCGCCTGCAGGACAATATCTCCCGCCACTCCTTCGACACCCCGCTATACCGG TTCAACGTCCCGGATCTCCGCGTCGGCACCCTCGACTCCCTTCTCGCCCTCAGCGACGACCTTGTCAAG TCCAACATCTTCGTCGAGGGCGTGTCGCACAAGATCCGGAGGCAGATCGAGGACCTCGAGCGCGCCGGAGGTGTCGAGAGTGGGGCCCTCACCGTCGATGGCGTCCCCGTCGACACCTACCTCACCAG GTTCGTGTGGGATGAGGGCAGGTACCCCACAATGTCGCCGCTCAAGGAGATCGTCGGCAGCATCCAGTCGCAGGTCGCCAAGATTGAGGACGACATGAAG GTTCGAGCAGCGGAATATAACAATGTAAGGAGCCAGCTTAGTGCAATCAACAGGAAGCAAAGTGGGAG CTTGGCAGTTCGTGATCTTTCCAATCTGGTAAAACCGGAGGATATGATCACCTCAGAACATCTAGTAACACTTCTTGCTATTGTTCCCAAGTACTCCCAAAAAGACTGGATGTCAAGCTACGAGTCACTCGACACATTTGTG GTACCAAGGTCATCTAAAAAGCTCTATGAAGATAATGAGTATGCACTCTACTCTGTAACACTTTTTGCTAAGGTTGTTGACAACTTTAAGGTCCGTGCTCGTGAGAAGGGTTTCCAG GTTCGTGATTTTGAGTATAGCCCTGAAGCACAAGAAAGTCGGAAGCAGGAGATGGAGAAGCTACTGCAAGACCAGGAAGCTATGAGGTCCTCTCTTCTGCAATGGTGCTATGCCAGCTACAGTGAG GTATTCAGTTCCTGGATGCACTTCTGTGCTGTGCGTATCTTTGTAGAGAGCATTCTTAGATATGGTCTGCCACCATCATTCCTG TCTGCTGTTCTTGCACCATCTACAAAGAGCGAGAAGAAAGTAAGAAGCATCTTAGAAGAGCTTTGTGGCAATGCCCATAG TACTTATTGGAAATCTGAAGATGATGTGAGTGTTGCTGGTCTGGGAGGTGAATCAGAGCTCCATCCTTACGTCTCCTTCACCATAAACATTGTCTGA
- the LOC101773441 gene encoding probable mediator of RNA polymerase II transcription subunit 26c, with product MTAAGMGSDGRLRRALAAFGGGGDVWDLVDAALTAAARDNPDELRARRDGIVERLYAGARCHNCDAGAPSPPQPRKAPEAAAAAEAVSPVSPDEEVDADGLGEDDDDAGVESKILAIRDFLEDPDQSEDEMVSLLQNLADMDITYKALQETDIGRHVNGLRKHPSGEVRQLVKLLVRKWKEIVDDWVRLHNSAGDGGSSIISDGDSPDKVQPKNHQSTKASDFKYSPSPQSHNGFSSERSIYQNSVESTMEKRRTSPAPAYHNTKPNNNSNYSTTSSSVLARTMREQKYTLMDPGKLDSARKRLQENYQEAQNAKKQRTIQVMDIHDIPKPKNRNTFIRKSSGGGGLPARHR from the exons ATGACCGCCGCCGGTATGGGCTCCGACGGGCGCCTCCGCCGTGCACTGGCCGCgttcgggggcggcggcgacgtgtgGGACCTCGTAGACGCAGCGCttaccgcggcggcgcgggacaaCCCCGACGAGCTGCGCGCGCGCCGCGACGGCATCGTCGAGCGGCTCTATGCCGGGGCTCGCTGCCACAACTGCGACGCCGGCGCCCCGTCACCGCCTCAGCCGAGGAAGGCAcctgaggctgctgctgctgcagaggCGGTGTCTCCAGTCTCGCCGGACGAGGAGGTTGACGCGGACGGCctcggcgaggacgacgacgacgccggcgtggAGAGCAAGATCCTGGCGATCAGGGACTTCCTGGAGGACCCCGACCAG TCGGAGGACGAGATGGTGAGCCTGCTGCAGAACCTGGCAGACATGGACATCACCTACAAGGCTCTCCAG GAGACGGACATCGGCCGGCATGTGAATGGGCTACGCAAGCACCCATCTGGTGAAGTGCGGCAGCTGGTGAAGCTGCTCGTCAG GAAATGGAAGGAGATAGTGGATGACTGGGTGAGGCTGCACAACTCAGCCGGTGATGGCGGTAGCTCGATCATAA GTGATGGTGACTCACCTGATAAAGTCCAACCCAAGAACCATCAAAGTACTAAG GCTTCAGACTTCAAGTATTCCCCTAGCCCACAGAGTCATA ATGGTTTCAGCTCAGAGAGGTCTATCTATCAAAATTCGGTGGAGTCAACAATGGAGAAGCGAAGAACAAGCCCTGCACCTGCTTACCATAACACCAAGCCGAACAACAATAGCAACTATTCTACTACTTCATCATCAGTTCTAGCT AGGACAATGAGGGAGCAAAAGTATACTCTTATGGATCCTGGGAAGCTAGATTCAGCCcggaagaggcttcaggaaaaTTACCAGGAAGCGCAAAATG CGAAAAAGCAGAGGACCATTCAAGTGATGGATATCCACGACATACCGAAACCAAAGAACAGGAACACCTTCATCCGCAAGAGCAGTGGTGGAGGCGGACTCCCGGCAAGGCACCGGTGA